The Toxorhynchites rutilus septentrionalis strain SRP chromosome 1, ASM2978413v1, whole genome shotgun sequence genome contains the following window.
tcctttgaggcaatactaaataacatatagcatgatatttgatacttgcaagtgttgtcattgttgttgtttacatgcggtgccaaagatatattgatgtatgAGATATATGatgtatgagatatggaataatggtgctggtgcaacatgtatataatcgactgtagccgagtctatgtcaatttcgaaaaaggccaccggaatagccttcgaggtaaattttcaatgcattgacatgaaatgaaTTGCGACATacaattgttttgcgagggcaagaatgaatcatcaatcaattatcgtcaactaaaTTCGTGCTTTttgtgtccacgtggtatgtggacagaccCTAAtcagaaaacaatgtttttctgcatagagccaccctgaTCGGTATCCTAGTGACattatatatagtttacgacctattctcataactgccaattttttttgtataatttcaacaaaatcaatCTAGCTATTTCGGAGGAGCTTGACCACAAACACCATgatacgagatttttatatatatagaagattgtGGCACCAGGAACATAAGACAAAAAAACTTACATCGTACGGCAATTGGGATTTGTTACACAAAGGATCCAGTGACTCTGACAGAACACCGGAGCAGACATATCTTATATCTCGTCTCTTTCCATTTGGCGATGTACACCTAAAATAAAACAGCACGTTAATGCCCGCTCCAATTGCACATCCATCGAAAGCACTCACATCCGACAGAACCAGTACCCGTTCCGTTCGAAGCTCTCATCCATACACTTAACGTGGTATCCACGGCCACAGTTCTCGCACACCTCCACACTATTCTCCGCACTGTATTGTTTGCACACCACGCAAGCCGGCGAAGCATCCGCCTCGCCGCTACTCAACTTGGTCAGCTCTCGAAAATCCGACCAACACTCCGTGTTATCATTGAACCGCACCAAACACTGGCTGTTCCCAATCGCAATGATCGTACCCAAATAAAATCTCCCGTCCTTGTTCTCCACCAGGACGTCTTCCTGCAGCTTGTACTCCCCTGAGTTTTTCTCCGGTGTCACCGGTAACAACTGGCCAAGTGAGGATGTGGTCGAGTCCGGTTCCAAATCGGTGCTCGATCGCTTGTGACTGGCCGCCTTCGGCGTCGGAATTGGGCCGTTCTCCGTCCCAACATTCGGTTGCGGCGGCTCGTTGAAATGATTGTTGATACAAATGTTGATCCGATCCACCACCATGGTGGACCGCTTCGGCACATTCGCGCTGGCATTTGGCGAAGAGTTGGTCTGGTGGGATGTCAGAATCGTTATGGAACTATTGTTGATTGTACTCGATGGACTCCCATCTCCAGTCACCGGGGCAGGGTGGTGGTGATTAATGAACGGCCCGGAATGACCATTGAGGAACTCATGGATAATGATCTGCTGCTTCGTTTGCCCTCCGCCAGGATGGGATTCTTCCAGTTGCTTGCAGCAGTATTTGTCGTCCACTGCGTCGTTGGAGGTGGAGGAAGTTTCTATGGACACTAGCGGCTTATCCACCATCTTAGTCGGGTGACCGTAATCACCGGTTGATATAGATGTGGACGACAAAGTAGGTGTCAGGAAGCCATCCTTGCTGGTGGACATGGTCACGAAACCTCCTTGCTTCTAAGTGAGCTGCGAAGAGAGAATAATAGTAGTGAAACTTAATAAAATAGTAATGACATTTGCGTAAGTTAACAAGTTTCCTCTCAATTCTCATCTTAAGAAACAGAGTATAAATAAATGATTCTACGACAGTATCGTATGTCTTCAGAAAAGTTGTCGTCACTTCCAGGAAAGCATAAACACAAACCTTTCGTCGGAAAGATACGCGAGAAGGaaacgaacgaaaaaaaaaaccgcgtttatTGCTTTTAGCTGCTGTTCGCGAAGTCGATGAGAACCGTAATGTTTCGACGCCTACTCTGCCTATGGTTTGGGGCAAACCGAGATACAGCGGAATTTCAAATTCTCTTCTTCTTTTGTCGTTTTTATTCGCAGCCATTTGGCAGCGATAGAACACGGGGCAGCGGTAATTATGCTATTTCACTCCACTCGGAGCAACACCCTCAATTAAATTGATCACTAGGATTCATTGATCATTCATttcttatgtaaaaaaaaaacactactcGCACAAGACATCATCGACACCATTGGCGCCCAGAAATTGTTTCCCACGTCAAGTACTTTCTTCCCTTCTCGCGCAAACATTTCGACATCGATGAGCTCCATCGATCAAAACTTTGCGCTTCGCACTGAGACAATTCTTACTTTGGCAACAAACGCCACCGATCGACCGCTACTTACCACGGCTGGATCAAATTTCCATTGATGAGACGGAAATCTAACTGATCGCAGTATTTTCCCACCCGCTAGACACTGgaaaatcgagtaattttgctCGGATTAATTGAAAATTCCAACAGCAGCAGCGGTTGCCATCTTTTTCCTCGCTCTCTTTGCTTACACTTGGCTGTGGCAAGAGGAAAAACTTTTGGGAGGGCACTCACGAAGTTTTAGTACAACAACCCGGTGAAACTGACAGTTATTTTTGAGAGCTGGCAGGCCGAGAGCTCGTGGCGCGACTTTTGAACAGATCGAAGAAAAGCAAAGGGTGTATCGTGTATTTATAACGAAAAtatcaggggttagacatcaattgaatataggctacccaaagtcaaaatcaatatggcgtcatttgtttaccaacataccatttgcgaggattgaaatcgttgaaatcgcggaaattgcgctgctttatttctaactgcataagCGATtctcatatttcggtttcacatggaggtgttcagattcaacatggagtttaaagttaaccACTTTTCAACTATATAACCGGCCcgtgttgtaaacaacagtaattgtcagaaccaaaatgtcagtaaaccgcagcaatattgggtacattggcaatatgagggatttgacgttttagtcatacccctggaaaatatattatagaatagAAATATAAATCTATCTATTCTATCTAAATGTATCTATTCTATCTATTATCTATATccaaatctcgtgtcacgatgttcgtggccgaactcctccgaaacggctcgactgaTTTTAATagaattatactcaaaaaactaCCGCTAGGATACAGATTActgtatatttaataccgattagggtggttctataaaaaaaatctgagcaATTTTGATTTTGTATTATTTGCATAAACttgactggaaaaaaaaatacatataactATATATCACCGAATTTCAACCCTatctcctatttttaattgtgatatttgtgttgttatataaataataccaaataattgatccgtcgttcgtttttcaaactggACGTATTTATTTACGCTTTTAAATGCCAGATGGAATttcgtcctcttcatcgaaGTTTCACCACACACATACGCAAGTAAACTCAATTCGACTAAAGCTAGGCGCATCGCCGGTGAACTGGAAACCTTTTTGGATGAGTACAATGTTCGGAATGTAAAATAACAATCactgtaaaataaaaatatggcaACACTAGTTGACTGAAAGTACGATTTTTTGTTGTTCATTTTTGTTTaccgttttttgaaatacttctATTGGTTTTAATTCATACTAACGCGTAACTCGCTTTGTGAACAGTTTTTATCCGTTGGTGTAgtgcagtttgtttgtttttgtcccGAATTCATTAATATTCGGCAGTGTAGTGTAGTGATTGTTTTTGGCGTATTGAAAAGAGCCTCGCTCTATCACCTCTCCACGCAAAATTTTTCTCCCGAAGCGACATCTGCTGGTCAGCAGCGGTACTGAAAATTGCGTACAATTTCAACTTTTACCACACAAGATTACCTACCTTGAGGGTTGCATAACTGTTGGCGTAGTGTTTTTTTCCCGCATTAAGCTTTATGATGGAATCCAGCTGCCTTCAGTGCTTTGAGCCGGTGAAAAcgttgaagttcatcaaatgtcagggattttgagaaaaaaatgcgCACTTGGATTGCGTTTCATTCACTAGAGCGAACATGGATTTCATCAACGATCAACCCAATCTGTTTTGGTTTTGCAACAATTGCACTGCGATCATGAAGTCAAAGCATGTTCGTGATGCGTTCGCCGCTTTGAATGATGCATTTCACAAGCTGAGCGAAACACATCGTACTACATTGGAAGGAATCCAATCAGAGTTGGTGAAGAACCGGGAGCAAGTGGAATTATTAGCAACCAAAGTATCCACTGCTCCTACAACTCCCAATCCGTGGCCGAGCCTTAAACGACCAATTATTAAAAGATCCGTTGATGCTGGGGAACTAGAATCTCCAATGCTACCTACAATGTCGTGCGGTAggagaaaaacaaaaaccacCATCCCTGTTGTTGCCCCAGAGCCTAATACATGTATACATGTTCCGAATCGATCCAAAAGCCTCTGAAGATGACATACTTTCGCTAGTCACCGAGTGCATTCCGTGCGACGAACCCATAGTTGTTAAAAAGCTGGTAAAAAAATTACGCTGATCTGAATTCGACGCGTTTCGTCTCGTTCAAAATTGGAATTGACGAAAAATATCGGAAGTGGCTCTATGTGCTGACACGTGGCCTGATGGAGTATACTTTCGTGAATTCATTGACTATCAAGATCGGAAAACTCAGTCGGGGTTCTCCTAAACGCCCCGTCTGAAGTAGAAAAGCAGATTGGACGAGGAGAACGGGGAGAATATGTATTCAGCGAGTCACATTAGCCGCAATCATTAACGTTTGTACAACCGGGATGCAATAAACAAAGTACCATGGGAGCTCTCAACTACTCCGACCCAGTCGTGCCACACGCCGGACTTCATCCACCTCGGATTGACCCTTGCCGTTCAAGTCATCCCGGTCCTGTGGTCGGATGTTAGAGGAGAGTCTCCCAACCTGAATCTTCAGGGAAGTATGCATTTTATGATCACTCGTATCTGCCTGACTTCGTTCAAATTTCCAGCCAATACTTATATGAACTGATCAGTTCGATGATGAGCTTCGACTACTGGGACGCACGATTAACGGCATCATGGAAGCCCCTAACCCATCCAACTCAGTCGAACCTTGTAGCCAGCGTCAGATTAGCCGTCCCGGTTCTGTTGTTGAGTCTGGGGAAGGGGTCTTCCAACGAGCCACTCTAGGCGAGTACGATTCAATCGAGCACCATTCGCAACCTGATCTGCCTCTCATTTCTAGGGGCAACGACACGACTTCCAATGTTATGTGGCTATATTATCAGAATGTACGCGGCCTGAGGACGAAAATTGACGATCTCTATGTAGCAGTATGCGATTGTAATTACGACGTCATCATGTTGACTGAAACCGGACTTGACGAGAGCAACAACTCCATACAGCTATTTGGAGCTGAGTTTAACGTTTTCCGTTGTGACCGTAGTCCTTCCAACAGTTCCAAGTCAAGATTTGGTGGTGTCCTTATCGCAGTAGCTCGTCACTTCTCTGCTGTATCGGTTCAAACGAGGAATGGAAACTCTTTGGAACAGATTTATGTCTCCACTACCATACGTGGGAAAAGGATATTACTTTGCGCAGTATACATTCCTCCCGACCGCAGTCGTGACGTGGGGGTTTATGATTCCCATTTGGCTTCTGTGCGTGAGCTGTGTGACCGTGCGTCTTCtgatgacaccgtattgatatgTGGCGATAACAATCAGCCTCATATTGCATGGGAATTACATGCTAACTCTGTTGTTGATCTGAATCCGTCTTTGACCTCTGCGGCGAGTGCTGTTCTATTGGATGGAATCAACTTTCTCGATCTCCAGCAGCGCAACTTCATTCGCAATTTTCGTGGCCGAACACTGGATCTGGTTTTTTGTGCTCCCGATATTAACATCGCTATCAACGAATCTGTATCGCTACTGCTAGCGGTGGATTTGCACCATCCTCCGTTAGTATTATCGTTATCGGATACAAGAGGAGCAGTGTTGGCTGTTGAGGATCGGAACGAAGGCGAACAAGCGTTGAATTACGCAAAAATTAATTTCGCTGCATTTAACGAGTTTCTGAGTAGCTACAATTGGAACGCTCTTGGTCAGGACGTTAACGACATGGCGACGCGTTTTTGCGAAATCGTTTGCAGCTGGCTCGTGACGAATACCCCACGAAGGAAACCTCCAATGTCTCCAGCCTGGAGCACTCCACTTGTTCGCGTTCTACGGCGCGACAAAAATTCCTGCCAACGTAAATTACGCCGTCGACGAACTGTTGAAACCATATACAACTTTCAACTCGCTAGCAGTGTATACCGACGTCTTAACCGTGCCCTCTACAAATCATATGTGCTTCGTGTCCAGACAAACCTGCGTAGGAATGCAAAGAGCTTCTGGAAGTTTGTCAATTCCAAGCGAAAAACAGCAGATATTCCGTCTAAGGTGTTCTCGGGCGCTCAGGAATCGTCCTCTGTTTCTGAAATGTgtgatttattttcaaaacacttTGCATCGGTGTTTGTCGCTGATGCAGCCACCCCGTCAGAAGCCGAGAGAGCTGCAGCTATCGTTCCAGACAGTTTAATAGACTTGCAACCATGGTTGAGAAGGGCGTAAAAAATTGAAACGTTCAACGATCAAGTTTCTGGCCCAGATGGCGTTGCCGCTGTTCTACATCTTTGGCTTTACCGCTCTCCCGTATTTACACAGCTTCGCTGAGGGAAGGGATTTTTCCAGATGTATGGAAGCATTCCTTTATGTTTCCCATGTTTAAAAAAGGTGATAAGTGTAACGCGGCTAACTATCGTGGCATAACCAGTTTATCTGCCGCCTCTAAGCTTTTTGAGCTGATCGTGAACGATGCTTTTTTTTTGAAGTTAAGCGTTATATCTCACCAGTACAACATGGCTTTATGCCAGGACGCTCGGTTAGTACCAATCTTCTGGAGTTTTCGTCGTTTTGTATCAACCGTCTAGAGGAACGCGCTCAAGTTGATGCTATCTACACCGACATAAAAGCCGCTTTCGATCGAATTGACCATCGCATCCTACTGAGAAAACTATTCTGTCTTGGTGATTCCGACGGATTCGCCAACTGGCTGAGATCATACCTGTCTGGAAGAACGCTCCGTGTCAAGCTCCTGTCTCACACTTCATCTCCGTTTGCTGTTTCTTCGGGTGTTCCGCAAGGCAGCAATCTTGGACCACTGCTGTTCGCGATCTTCTATAACTATGTGTCGCTTATTCTAGCATGTGACTGTGTGTCGATATATGCAGACGACTTGAAAATCTATCTAGCCATCGAAACCCTCGAGGATTGCCGACGGTTACAGAGTCTGCTTGACCAGTTCGTGAGTTGGTGTCGGCCGATTATTGAAACCGCATCTGTAGTATGGAGCCCTTACCAACACATGTGGATCgtcaggattgaacggattcaaaaaTGGTTCATCCGTAGAGCGCTTAGGAATCTGCCTTGGCGTGACCCGCGGAACCTGCCGTCGTATACAGCTAGATGTCGCTTACTGAACTTGAATACTCTTGAGCGTCGTAGGCGTATTCAACAAGCCACCTTCGTTGCCAAATTTCTTTGTGGTGAAATCGATGCGCCAAACTTGCTCGAGAAGATGAACTTTCGCGCTCCCAGTAGAATTCTACGATCCTCGTTTTTGCTGCAACCGCTTGCACATCGTTCATCGTATGGTCAACATGAGCCGGTCACGGAAATGATCAGAACCTTTTCATCCGTAGAGcagttttatgactttggagaaTCATCACTACGCTTCAGAAACCGAATTGAGAATCCCGATGTGTTTAATGTTATGTTTCCATGTTTTTGGTCGACTATTTTactaatttttgttcattaagaCGATGTTG
Protein-coding sequences here:
- the LOC129761461 gene encoding uncharacterized protein LOC129761461, whose translation is MEAPNPSNSVEPCSQRQISRPGSVVESGEGVFQRATLGEYDSIEHHSQPDLPLISRGNDTTSNVMWLYYQNVRGLRTKIDDLYVAVCDCNYDVIMLTETGLDESNNSIQLFGAEFNVFRCDRSPSNSSKSRFGGVLIAVARHFSAVSVQTRNGNSLEQIYVSTTIRGKRILLCAVYIPPDRSRDVGVYDSHLASVRELCDRASSDDTVLICGDNNQPHIAWELHANSVVDLNPSLTSAASAVLLDGINFLDLQQRNFIRNFRGRTLDLVFCAPDINIAINESVSLLLAVDLHHPPLVLSLSDTRGAVLAVEDRNEGEQALNYAKINFAAFNEFLSSYNWNALGQDVNDMATRFCEIVCSWLVTNTPRRKPPMSPAWSTPLVRVLRRDKNSCQRKLRRRRTVETIYNFQLASSVYRRLNRALYKSYVLRVQTNLRRNAKSFWKFVNSKRKTADIPSKVFSGAQESSSVSEMCDLFSKHFASVFVADAATPSEAERAAAIVPDSLIDLQPWLRRA